In Oxalobacteraceae bacterium OTU3CINTB1, the sequence ACGGTGCGCAGGATCACGTCCGGATCGGACGGCTTGGGCAGCACCCAGCGCACGCCGCACGACTGCGCCACGGCCATCGCCTCGCGCTCGCGGTAGGTGGCGGTGTAGAAGATCACCGGCACGTCGGCCGTCTCCGGATTGCCGTGCATGCGGGTGACGAACTCGTAGCCGTCCATATTAGGCATGAGGATGTCGGAGATGACCAGGTCGGGCCGCTCGGCCAGCACCATTTTCAGGCCCTCGGCGCCGTTGGAGGCCTCCAGCAGGCGGTGGCCGCCGTAGCCCAGCAAGGTCATCAGGAACTCGCGGTTGAGCACGTGGTCGTCCACGATCAGGATCGTGGCGATGTCGTTTTTAGACGGGGTCGACATCTCCCCGTCCAAAAAAGACTCGATTTGCGTGACAAACGTGTCCGGTTCGATCGGCTTGCCGATGTAGCCGTCGAAGCCGGCCTCGAGCAGGCGTTCGCGGTCGCCGACCATCGCCAGGGCCGTCACGGCCAGGGTCGGGATGTGGCGCACCGTCGCGTCGCCCTTGAGCGCGGCAACCACGCCGTAGCCGTCGAGCTTGGGCAGATGGACGTCGCAGATGATCAGGTCCGGCAGCTCGCGCAGCGCGGCCGCCACGCCCGCCTCGCCATCGACCGCCGACAGCGGCGTGTAGCCGAACGCCCGCAACAGGTAAACCATCAACTCCATGTTGGTGGCATTGTCTTCAATAATCAGTATACGTGCCGACACCTTGTGACTCCCCCTGTGATGACTGCAGCGGCAGCGTCAGTGTAAAAATACTGCCGACGCCATACTCGCTGTCAAACAAAATTTCCCCATGCAACAGGGTCGCCAACTTCTGGCTCAAATGCAGCCCCAGCCCCGTGCCCTCGAACTGGCGCATCGAACTGGCTTGCAACTGCGATAGCGCCTGGCGCCGCCCGCCCTGACCGGCGTCGGCACCGCAATCGCTATCGCTGATACTGATGGTGGCGCGGGCCCGCCCGTCCACCTCCGCCGTCCCCAACCGCACCCGCACGGTGCCGCTGTCGGTGAACTTGATCGCGTTGTCGACCAGGTTCATCAAAATCTGCTGCAGGGCGCGGCGGTCCGTCTCGACCGTCACTTCCCGTTCGGAATCCACCAGCGCCAGCGCCAAGCCCTTGGTGCGCGCCTGCGGCTGCAGCAGCGCCAGCACCTCGTCGATCACCGGCCGGCACGGCAGCGGCACCAGATCGAGCGCCACCTTGCCGGACTCGATCCTGGTCAAATCGAGCAGGTCGTTGATCAACGACAGCAGGTGGCGCGCACTGCTTTGCACCATGCGCAATTGCTTGGTCTGTTCCGAATTAATCGGCCCAGGCAACTTCATCAACATAGTACCGGTAAAGCCGATAATCGCGTTCAACGGCGTGCGCAGCTCGTGCGACATGCCGCCAAGGAAGCGGTCCTTGGCCGCGACCGCCTTTGCCAGTTCGACATTCTTCTCCTGCAGCGCCAGCTCGATCCGCTTGCGCTCGCCGACGTCGCGGATCGCGCTCATGATCAAGGTGCCCTCCTCCGTCTCGATCGGGCTCAGGCTGATCTCGACGGGGAACTCGACGCCGTCGCTGCGCAAGCCGTACAGATCGCGCCCGCTGCCCATCGGCCGCAGCGCCGGCCGCGCGCCGTAGTCGTGGCGGTGCGCGATGTGCGCGTGGCGCAAGCGCGCCGGCATCAGCATCTCGAGCACCACGCCGCGCAAGGCGCCGTGCTGGTACTTGAACATCGCCTCGGCCTGGCGCGTGGCCAGCACGATGCGCCCGCTGGCGTTGGCGACGATGATCGCGTCCGGCATCGATTCCAGGATGCCATGAAAGCGCGCCTCGACCAGCTTGGCGTCGCGCAGCACTTTGAGCGTGGTGACGTCCTTCTTGCTCCACAAAATATATTCCGGCGCACCGGCGGCGTCGCGCAGCAGCTTGCTGGTGCTGTCGATGTACACCAGCGTGCCGTCCTTGGCGCGGCGCACCGACTCGTAGCTGGCCGCGCCGGCGCCCAGCGTTTGCCGCACCACCGCGCCGCCATCGTCCAATCCGGGCACCTCGATCAGCTCGGCCAGCTTGCGGCCCGTCGCCTCGTCACTGCTGTAACCGAACACCATGCGCGCGCCGTTGGTCCAGTACACCACCTCGCCATCGAGCCGCGTGATGATCACCGCGTCGGGTGTTTCGTCGAGGATAAGGGTGCCGAAGTCTATCGCCATCGTTCCACCTGTCGTTCCACCTGTTTACTGTACTTCATACGAGTAACCATACAGCAACAAATCACGCAAAACATCACACAAAATCACACAGGTGTTGCGGTTTTGATTTCCGCCAACGCGCAACGCATGATTTCCGGATGCCGGCCCAGCGCAACATGGCCAATTGCACCAAACACGAGGTTGCGCGCCCCGGGCAAATCGCTGGAATCCTGTGGCGCGACGATGTTGTCGTGGACCGAGTAGATGGATGAAAATAATTTGCGTTGCAAATCCGCCTCAGTGGCCGCCAGCGACGCCAGCCAGGTGCTGTTTCGCCGCATCTGCATGGCGTTACTACCAGGACCGAAGCCGGCCAGCGCGGTACCGTGGTGCGGCGTCCCGAGCGTGATCACGCGGGCGATATGTTCGTGGCCATGGCGGCGCAGGTACGCGCGCGCCACCAGCCCGCCCATGCTGTGCGCGAGCACGATGACTTGCTCGCTGCCAGTCTCCGCGCACAGGCGCTCGACGGCCGCGCGCACCTGCGGCACGAAGTCGTCGATCGACGCGCCGGGCGGCTCCAGGTCGATGCCGTAATGGCTGATGCGTGCTTGCGTCAGCAGCTTGCTCATCGGAAGCCAATAGCCGCTGTTGCCGGCGTAGCCGTGGATCAGCAGCACCGGCAAGCCGCGCGCGTTCGGCTGCAGGCGCAGGCCGACGGGCCGCAGCATGTAGTAAGACGATGTCAACATCGATGATAAAAATTCATGCGCGAGCAGATTAATCGCGGTGTGGGGATTGAGCGCGTGGCCGGCCGGCGTGGCGCTGCGCGCGCGCCGGCTCATGCGGAAGTTGTTGGCGTTGATGAGCAGGCGCACCAGCAGCACGATGGCCGCCGCGACGGTCACGCAAACGAGCGCCGCGACGGGTGCGGCGACCGCCGCGCGCCACGCCGGATGCCACCAGCGATGCAGCGACAAGGACAGCGCCAGCATCGCGCCGATCTGGACCGCCAAGAGAACGATGAGGAAACGTTTAATCATGGACTCATCATACTCTTGCGATACGAACGGAGATAGCGTCTCAAGCGAACTGAACGATATCTAAAACCTGTCGGCACAACAACCGATTTCGTAGGGGGGATTAGCGCGCAGCGCGTAATCCACCATGAGCCGCCGACGGAGCCTGGCGGATTACGCTGCGCTAATCCGCCCTACGTATTTCCGCGTCATTTCCCCGTCATTTCCGCCTCATTTCCGCGTCATTTCCAACGCGAGCGTAGTGGCCAGCCTGGCCGTCACGCCATACACCGACAGCTGCGGATTGGCGCCGATCGAGGTCGGGAACAGCGAGCCGTCGTGCACCGACACATTGCGCAGCCCGCGATAGCGGCCGCCGGCATCGGTCACGCCCAGCCGCTCGTCGGTCGACATCGCGCAGCCGCCCATCACATGCGCCGACACCACGCGCGTGGCCAGCAGCTTGAAAGGCAGTGCAGCGATCGCAGCCTTCGCTTGCCGCCAACTGGTGTACTCGCCGGCCGCCTCGTGCACCGGCATCACCGTCCTGGCGCCGGCCGCGAACTGGATCTCCGCCATGCTCAGCAAGGCGCGCCGGGCGCCGTCCCACAAGTAGTCGCCGATCGGATAATCGAGCACCGGCGCGCCATCATTGGACACGGCCACGCTGCCGCCCGGCGCGTCCGCGTGGAAGCCGTCGCGCAGCAGCGCCAGCAGCGCCTGCGCATGCGGAAACTGCGCCATCAGGCGCGCGTGCTGCGCGCCAAAACCGGCCATCGTGGTCGACATCAGCACCGGATGCAGCGGCGGCGCCTCGAGCTTGTAGCCGACCGGGCCGTCGATGGCTTGCGTGTGCAGGAAGTGGTCGGAATACACCGACTGCGGCGCGCCCGCATACGCGTCCACGCGCTGCGCGAAGACGGCGGCCGAGACCAGCGTCGGATGCAGGAAGGTGCGCTTGCCCAGCAAGCCGTGCGGATCGGGCGCGACGGAACGCAGCAGCAGCGCCGGCGTGTTGATGGCGCCGCCGGACAGCACGAAGTGCCTGGCGCGCAAGGTGATGCGGCGACCCGTCGGCGCCAGGCCGGCGGCGTCCAGCGCGACGCAATCGAGCTGCGCCACCTGGTCGCCTTTGATCAGCAAGCGCTCGGCGCGGGCGCGCGTGAGCAGGGTGGCGCCCAGTTCCAGCGCCGCCGGAATCGTCGTGACCAGCATCGACTGCTTGGCGTTGGTCGGACAGCCCATGCCGCAATAGCCGAGGTTCCAGCAGCCGTTGACATTGCGGTGGATGATGCCGGTTGCTATCCCCAGCTTGCCGGCGCCGCGCCGCAGCACATCGTTGTTTTCGTTCGGCGGCGGCGCCCATTCGGCGATGTTGAGGCGGCGCTCCATCATCGCGAACCACGGCGCCATCGAATTGGGCGTGTAGTCGGCAAGGCCGTAGTGTTTGTTCCAGTACGCCAGCGTGCCGGCCGGCGTGCGGAAGTTGCTGGTCCAGTTGACCGTGGTGCTGCCGCCGACGGTGCGGCCCTGCAGAATGTTGATGCCCTTGTCGCGCGTCTTGCGCGCCGCCGATTCCTGGTACAGCGCCGGATAGGCGTCGGTCTCGCGCATTTTGAAGTCGGTCGACGACTTCAGCGCGCCCTCCTCGACGATCAGCACGCGCAGGCCGGCGCGCGCCAGGATCTCGGCCGTGACGCCGCCGCCGGCGCCGCTGCCGACGATCACCACGTCCACCTCCATGACCAGGTCTTCGTTGAGCCGCGCGCAGTCGGTCACGCGCCAGCCGGCGGCCAGGCCGGCGTGGATCGGATCGGGGATCGGGCCGTTCTGCGCGGCGATCGGGATGTTGGTATTGTTCTTATCACTCATGCCAGTTCCTTGATCGGGCCGGGATAGCCGATCGCGGACCAGTTGGCCGGCTGCGCGTACCAGGCGCCGATGATCAGGTCGTGCAGCGCGAGGTAGGCGGTTTGCAGGGTTTGCAGGCGGTGGTGCCGCCAGCTTTGCAGGAAAGCGTCCACCGCGTCCGGCGAGGCGTGCTCCCAGCCGCCGGAGACGCCGGCCAGCATGCGCCGCACCGGCGCCAGCGACAGCAGGCCGAACAGGTCTTGCAGTTGTTTTTGCGAGGCCGGTGCGAGCCCGGCGATGGCGGTGCCGACGTGGTCGACGGTTTGGTGGATGACGGCGGTGCGGGCTGCCGGTTCGGTCGGCAGCACGGGGCCGAGCATGGAGGGGATCACGGCAGTGAGCAGTATCGTCGCGGGGCCGTCGAGCGCGAAGCGATGGCCCCGCGTCGGCGCGTAGGCCAGGCGGTAGACGGCGCCGCCGGCGGCGAGTGCGACCGCCCCGGCCACGCCGACCTTGAGAAAAGATCTGCGGTTCGAATCCATGGTCCCCACCCGTTCATATTATTGTCGTTCTAGCCGCCCTTGCCCGCCTTCTGCTTGCCGGTCATGTGGCGGGCGATGCCGCGCAAAATATTCACTTCTTCCTTCTCCAGTTGCGCGCGCGAGAACAAGCGCTTGAGCCTGGGCATCAGCTTGCGCGGGTTGTCCGCGTCCAGAAACCCGATCCCCACCAGCGCCTGCTCCAGATGCTGGTACATGCCCTCGATCTGCGCCAGGCTGGCCGCCTCGCCGTGGAAGCCCACATCGCCGACGTCGCCGGCGTCGCCGGCCGGCTGGCGCGGCGTGTGCGTCACGCCCGCGCCGTCGAGCACCGCCATCCGGCATTCGTAGGCCAGCACCTGGGCCGCCTGCGACAAGTTCAGCGACGAATATTCCGGATTGGCCGGGATGTTGATCAGCACATTGCATTTTTCAACCAGCTCGTTCGGCAGGCCGAAACGCTCGTTGCCGAAGATGAGCGCCGCGTGCAGCTCCGGCTGCGCCACCAGTTGCGTGGAGAGCTGGCGCGGCGTCAGCACCGGCGGCGAAAATTCGCGCAGCCGCGCCGAGACGGCGGCGGCGAAGTTGATGCCGTCGAGCGCCTCGGCCATGCTGCCGACAGTCCGCGCGTTGGCCAGGATGTCCTGCGCGCCGCTGGCGAAGGCGACCGCCTCCGGGTCCTGCGCCGCGTTCTCGAACCGGGGCGTGACCAGCACCAAATCGTTGTAGCCCATGGTTTTCATGGCCCGCGCGACGGCCCCGATATTGCCGGCCCGGCTGGTTTCGACCAGAATAAATCGCAGTCGCGTGAAAAGATTCGTGTTGATTTCGGGCAGGTTCATTTAAAATAGCGCTATTGCGCGGTATCGATACAATAACTTCAACCTTGCGGCCCGGCCAACTGCCAGCCCGCAAACCCGGATTTTACCCTGTCGGCGCCGCTCCGCTCTTTAATTCACTCTTGTTCTCTAGCGCGCCGCCGCGGCCCCTGTCCGCCGGTGGGCGTTAGCGTTCTTTTAACGGAAAAGCTTAACATGCACCCAATGCTCAACACGGCGATCAAAGCCGCCCGCCGCGCCGCCGCCGTCATCAACCGCGCCTCGTTCGACCTCGACCGCGTCATCGTGACCGAGAAAAACCACAAGGATTTCGTCACCGACGTCGACCAGGCCGCCGAACAGGCGATCATCGAGGTGCTGTCCAAAGCCTATCCCGACCACGCCTTCCTGGCCGAGGAATCGGGTCCATCGAAGAACGCCAACGACGAGACTGAATACACCTGGATCATCGACCCGCTCGATGGCACCACCAACTTCATGCACGGCTTCCCGCAGTACTGCATCTCGATCGCGCTGTCGCAGCGCGGCGTGATCACCCAGGGCGTCATCTACGACCCGGTGCGCAACGACCTGTTCACCGCCACCAAGGGCGCCGGCGCCTACCTGAACGACAAGCGCATCCGCGTCACCAAGCTCGACCGCATTGCCAACGCCCTGCTCTCGACCGGCTACCAGGCCGGCAACGCCAAGGCGCTCGACGAATACCTGAAAATGTACGGCATCATGGCCGAACGCTCGCACGGCGTGCGCCGTCCGGGCAGCGCCGCGCTGGACCTGGCCTACGTGGCCGCCGGCCGCCTCGACGGTTTCTATGAAAAAGGCCTGAAGCCTTGGGACATCGCCGCCGGTTCGCTGATGGTGACCGAGTCGGGCGGCATCGTCGGCGAATTCAACGGCGAGTCGGACTACCTGTACAAGGGCGACATCATCGCCGCCAGCCCGAAAATCTTCGGCCAGATGGTCGGCCTGCTGACGCCGTTCGCTTAATCGACCGCGCTGCGCCCCATAACGGCGCGTCAATAGACAATCTGTTACAAAAAAGGGAGCGTATGCTCCCTTTTTCATTTCCCAATTGAAACATCAAGCGAACTTAGCTGTTATACTAATAGCTGCGGCATCTGACCAGTCCTTTGCGCCGCAATCCAAAAATCCGATTGCCTGCGACTGGCGCCCTCCGCGGCGACAGGCCGATCTTCATATAAAGTTACCATGTCATTCTCTTCCCTCGGTTTGTCCGACGCTATTGTCCGTGCTGTCACCGAAACCGGTTACACCACGCCGACCCCGATCCAACTGCAGGCGATCCCCGCAGTCCTGAACGGCGGCGATTTGCTGGCGGGCGCGCAAACCGGCACCGGTAAGACCGCCGGTTTCACCTTGCCGCTGCTGCAACGCCTGTCGACCGACGCCGCCGGCGCGGCGCAGACGAGCAACACCACCACGCGTCCGATCCGCGCGCTGATCCTGACCCCGACCCGCGAACTAGCGGCCCAGGTCGAGGAAAGCGTGCGCACCTACGGCAAGTACACCAAGCTGAACTCGACCGTGATCTTCGGCGGCGTCGGCATCAATCCGCAGATCAAGCAGCTCAAGCATGGCGTCGACATCCTGGTCGCCACGCCGGGCCGCCTGCTCGACCACATGGAACAGCGCACCGTCAATCTGTCGAAGGTCGAGATCCTGATCCTGGACGAAGCCGACCGCATGCTCGACATGGGCTTCATCCGCGACATCAAGAAAGTGCTGGCCGCGTTGCCGGCCAAGCGCCAGAACCTGCTGTTCTCGGCCACCTTCTCGGACGAGATCAAGGCGCTGGCCGACGGCCTGCTGAACAAGCCGGCGACGATCGAAGTGGCGCGCCGCAACTCGACGGTGGAAGTGATCGCGCAAAAGATCCACCCGGTCGACCGCGACAAGAAGCACCCGATGCTGGCGCACCTGATCAAGGCTAACGACTGGTCGCAGGTGCTGGTGTTCACCCGCACCAAGCACGGCGCCAACAAGCTGGTCGAACAGCTGGGCGCGGACGGCATCGGCGCGATGGCGATCCACGGCAACAAGAGCCAGTCGGCGCGCACCAAGGCGCTGTCCGAGTTCAAGGACAACAAGCTGCAAGTGCTGGTCGCCACCGACATCGCCGCGCGCGGCATCGACATCGACCAGCTGCCGCACGTGGTCAACTACGACCTGCCGAACATTCCGGAAGACTATGTGCACCGTATCGGCCGCACCGGCCGCGCGGGCGCCACCGGCGAAGCGGTATCGCTGGTCTGCGTGGACGAGCACGACATGTTGAAGGACATCGAAAAGCTCATTAAGCAAACGCTGCCGCGCGAAGTAATCCCGGGCTTCGAGCCGGACCTGAACGCGCGCGCCCAACCTGTGCAGCTGCGCAGCGCCGGCCATCGTCCGGGCGGCGGCCGTAGCGGTGGTGGCGGCGGCCAGGGCCGTGGCAAGCCAGGCGGCGGCGGTGGCGCCAAGACCGGCGGTGGCGGTGGCGGTGGCGGCAGCAAGCCGCGCGCGCCTGGCGCTTCGGCCGGCGGCAACGGCGGCGGCCCGCGCACGGGCACCAGCGCCCCGCGTCCGGCGTCCCCGCACCGCTCGGGCGGTCGCGGCCGCTAAGCCGACCCAGCTCTGATGAAATGCCGTTCAATGCAAGCTGAACGGCATTTTTTTCGCCCGGACCGAGGGTCGCCAATCCTGGGCAGGCCAATCCAGGGTCAGGTCCACCATTTCTACACGGCCTCGTGAGTGGGAGGCTTCAACAGCGGAGCTCGTGTAGAAATGGTGGACCTGACCCCGGAGTGAAAGCTTTTTTATGTGGTCGGGCAAATATCGTTTACGATATCGGATTGCTAACGATTATCGGAACGTTGATGCCCCGCTTCGCCGCCAACCTGTCGATGCTTTTTACCGAAGTGCCATTCCTCGACCGCTTTGCCTTGGCGCGCGAGGCCGGCTTCGATGGCGTCGAATTTCTCTTTCCATATGCCTATGATGCCGGGCAGATCGCCGAGCGCTTGCGCCGCCATGACTTACAGCTGGTGCTGTTCAACCTGCCCTGCGGCGACTGGGACGCGGGCGACCGCGGCATGGCCTGCAATCCGCTGCGCGTGGAGGAGTTCCGCGCCGGCGTGCGGCCGGCGCTGGACTACGCGCTGGCGCTGGGCGTGACCCGGCTGCACTGCATGGCGGGCAAGGTGCCGGCCGGCCTGGCGCCGGAGGCGGCGCGCGCCGCCTATGTCGACAACCTGCGCCACGCCGCCGACTTGGCGCTGCCGCACGGCATCGACCTGCTGATCGAGCCGATCAACCACTTCGACATGCCCGGCTATTTCCTCAACCGCAGCGCGCAGGCGCTCGACATCATCGCCGAGGCGGACCGCCCCAACCTGTTCCTGCAGTACGACATTTATCACATGCAACGCATGGAGGGCGAGTTGAGCAACACCATCCGCGCCAACCTGCCGATGATCAAGCACATGCAGATCGCCGACACCCCGGGCCGCCACGAGCCGGGCACCGGCGAGATCAACTACCGCCACCTGTTCGCCCTGATCGACGAGCTCGGCTACACGGGCTGGCTCGGCTGCGAATACCTTCCCGCCGGCGACACCATCGCGGGCCTGGACTGGCGCCGCAGCCTGACGTCGTAAGCTGCGCATTCGCAAAGCAACCGTAAACACCCAGCGCAACAATAGTCCCAACCCCAAAGGAGCACCCATGAAACTGCCGCGTCTTTTCCTGCTACTCGGATTGCTGGCCCTGCTCGGCGGTTGCGCCAGCAGCACGCCGCGCATGGCCGAGGTGCGCGCCTTCGCCGCCCAGGCGCCCAAGCTCAACGCCTATCACGAACTAACCGAGCGCTACCGCACGACCTACCAGCGCGAGCAGCCCTTCCTGACGGCGGCAGCCGACGCCCGCGAGGCCGAGCTCGACGCGAAGCGCCGGCAGGCGTGCGACGATTTCGTCAAGCTGCAATACGGCGTGCAGGCGTACATGCAGACGCTCGGCGTGCTGGCCGGCGACGAGCAGTACGAGCTGCGCGACCAGATCAAGACGATTAGCGGCGGCATCAACGCCTGGCCCGACTCCGGCATCGAGGAGAAACACGTCAACGCCTTCGCCCGGCTGACGACGCTGATCGCGCGCGCCATCACGGCGCCGGCGCAGGAGCGCGCCGTCAACCAGGTCATGCGCGACGCCGCGCAGCCGGTAAAGGATCTGCTCGAGGCCATGACCACGCTGCTGAGGCTGTACGACAAGTCCAGCGAGAACGAGGAGCGCATCGTCATCGGCATGCTGGAGTCGGAGATTCCCTTCCTCGACCCGGCCCGCGACCGCTTGCTGACGGCGCTGGCCAAAAGCGCGCAGCAGAGCAAACAAGCCGAGTACCGCCTGATCGGCCAGCGCCAGACCCTGGCGCAGAAAAACCTGGCGGCGATCGAACAGAGCCACCGCGCGCTGCTCGACCAGATCCCGTCCAACTAAGCCAATATCAGCCAATACAGGAGCAGCGATGACTACCAATCCCATCCAACTGGAGATCGAAGCGCTGGCCGACGGCCTGTCCGCCAGCGCCGACGCCCTGCACACGCGCCTGATGCGCGAACTCCGCCAGAAACCGCCTGGCATCGCGCAGGCCACCGCGCAGGCACTGTTCGACAACGAAGTGGCGCTGCGCCAGCACGCCAACAGCCTGTACCTGGAGGCGGCGGTGCTGGCCGCCAGCGGATTGGCCGGCGCCCAGCAGCAGTTGCTCGACGTGACCGCCCGCGCGCAGGAGAAAATCCGCAAAATCCAGCACACCAAGGATTTGATCGCGCTGACCGGCGAGCTGCTGTCGCTGGCGGCGGCCATCGCCACCGGCAAGCCGGACAAACTGGCCAAGCCGTTCGAGACCATCAAGCACCATCTGGAGGCGATGGACAAGCCTGCGGGTTGACGCCAGTTGGGCCGAACAAACCGCGCCATCTCCGGTCAAACGACGTAAGGAGCGCGCGGGATGAACGGACTGGAAGAACACCAATGGCAGATCTTGCAGGCGCGGCTGGAGAGCGCGCGCAAGGCGCTGCTCAGCCAACTCGCGGACGATCTGGACCGCACCACCGACGTGCGCCTGCCGCTGCCGCACGAGGCCGAAGCTTCGCCGGCCGACAACGCCAGCCAGCGCACGCTCAACGCCCTGGTCCACGAGACGGCGGCGCACACCACCAAACAGTTGTCCACGGTCAGGCAGGCGCTGGCCAAGTTTGACGACCAAAGCTATGGGCTATGCGAGAACTGTGGCGAGGAAATCGGCTTCTCGCGGCTCGACGCGCGGCCGGAGGCGCGCCTGTGCATCGGTTGCCAGACGCGCACGGAACAGCGCCGGCGTTGACGCCGCCGGGCGCTTGATTGGAGCAACGACTCCGGCGGAAATCACGGTTGCGCGGACACAGTCTCGCATTCGCAACAATGAAGATTTACGCTGGCACCGGCCTTGAGGTGGGGTCGAAGTCGCGCCAATCGCCGGCGCTGATGGTGCCTTCGGCGCGTTCAACATCCTCCGCGCCCAGACCTCGCAATACGTCGAGCGCCTTCTGCTCCTGGCCGCTGTCGACCACCTCGACGGCGATCATCATGCCCGACTTGCGCGGCGCAACCTGGTTCTCGGAACTGCCCTCCTCCGCTTCGCCGGCGTCCTTCATCTTCGAAAAACTGAACAGCGAACCGACGTGGGCGCCGACCAGCGCGCCGACCACCGGACCCAATGGGCCGGCCACCGGAATCGCGGCGGACCCGGCCACGGCACCGGCGACCGCGCCGGTGGCGCCGCCCTGCAACACGCCGTCGTCGGTCTCCTTGGCGCCGGGCGACTTGTCGTGGTCACCGCCGAGCTCGTACGTATCGTGCTGCCCCTGCGGATTAACGTAGAACGCGCTGATGCGCTCGGCTGCGAAGCCTGCGCGCAGCAAGGCGATACGCGCATCCGCGATTTCATCCTGTAACTGGAAATGCCCCGCAATAATGTTGCTCATGCTGTTCTCCCTGGTTTCGGCCGTAGCCCGATCTGCGCAATATGCGCCCGTCAGGGCCGCATTTCCGTGCGCTCACGCACTGTCGCCGTGTGTTATCGCAGTCAATGCGACCAGGTGGGCGTCCAGCCGTAGGACGGTTCGGCCGGCGGTTCGGGCGGTGGCGGTGGCGGCAGCCACTCGCGCGGATCGACGCGGTAGTACTTGAGGAACTCGGCGAACAGCTCGCCGTGGTGCTCGGCCATCTGGTACGGCTTTTCAAAGAAGGTTTCGGTGGCCACGGCGAAGAATTCCGCCGGATTGGTGGCGCCGTAGTGGTCCATCACGCTGTGCTGGCGGTACATCGCGCTGTGCCGCAGGTTCTGGAAGTTGCGCGACAAGACCTCGGCCCACTCGTTGTAGCTGTCCGGGCTGCCCAGATACGGGGCGCCGTTGGCGCGGCCGGACTCGCTGTCGAGCTGGTGCGCGAACTCGTGCAGCACGATGTTGTGGCCGTCGGTCCAGTCGTCGGCGCCGCGCCGCACGTTGTCCCACGACAGGACGACGCGGCCGTCGTCCCACGATTCTCCGAGCATGCTCTGGTGGCCCGGCGTGACGACGCCGCCCGGGCCGACGTCGGCGCGGCGCGCCACGAACTCGCTCGGATACACCAGGATGGTGTGCAGCGCCGGATACACCTTGGTCGGACGGTTGAGCAGCAACAGGCACGCCTGGCCGGCAATGATGACGGCCATCTCGTCGGTCACTTCCACGCCTTCGCAGCCGATGAATTTTTTCTGATGTAAAAACTGCACGACCAGCCGTTGCAGCTGTTGCTGCAATTCCGGGGTCATACGGCGGTAGACGGGGATGTTGCGGTGTAAAACGGTTTGCGCCTCGGCCGGCAACGGCCTGGCCAGCACCCGTTGCAGGCGCCAGCGGGGCACATAAAAAGGCAGCGCTATCGCCAGCGCCGTCAGGCCGATCCAGA encodes:
- the hyi gene encoding hydroxypyruvate isomerase, whose product is MPRFAANLSMLFTEVPFLDRFALAREAGFDGVEFLFPYAYDAGQIAERLRRHDLQLVLFNLPCGDWDAGDRGMACNPLRVEEFRAGVRPALDYALALGVTRLHCMAGKVPAGLAPEAARAAYVDNLRHAADLALPHGIDLLIEPINHFDMPGYFLNRSAQALDIIAEADRPNLFLQYDIYHMQRMEGELSNTIRANLPMIKHMQIADTPGRHEPGTGEINYRHLFALIDELGYTGWLGCEYLPAGDTIAGLDWRRSLTS
- a CDS encoding TraR/DksA family transcriptional regulator, which encodes MNGLEEHQWQILQARLESARKALLSQLADDLDRTTDVRLPLPHEAEASPADNASQRTLNALVHETAAHTTKQLSTVRQALAKFDDQSYGLCENCGEEIGFSRLDARPEARLCIGCQTRTEQRRR
- a CDS encoding zinc-dependent peptidase → MEALIWIGLTALAIALPFYVPRWRLQRVLARPLPAEAQTVLHRNIPVYRRMTPELQQQLQRLVVQFLHQKKFIGCEGVEVTDEMAVIIAGQACLLLLNRPTKVYPALHTILVYPSEFVARRADVGPGGVVTPGHQSMLGESWDDGRVVLSWDNVRRGADDWTDGHNIVLHEFAHQLDSESGRANGAPYLGSPDSYNEWAEVLSRNFQNLRHSAMYRQHSVMDHYGATNPAEFFAVATETFFEKPYQMAEHHGELFAEFLKYYRVDPREWLPPPPPPEPPAEPSYGWTPTWSH